The following DNA comes from Candidatus Nitrosotalea okcheonensis.
TTTGTGATTCCTATGTTCTTTACCGCTTTTGCATTAGGATATCTTATTCCAAGACCAGGTGCATATCTTATCTTGGCATTTGATATTGTTTTAGCTGGATGTCTTGTCCCGCTCGTTTTTGGAACCTTTTGGAAAAAATCAACTGCATCTGGTGCTGTTGCATCAATTGTGGTAGGTTCCATCATGCGATTAATCTTATTCTTTGTGATTACAATAGCACCATCTGACAGTCCATATTATCAGTATGGTGGACTTGACACAATGATCCCACCACTCATATCATTACCCGTCTTCATACTAGTCAGTCTAGCTACACAAAAGAGAACACCTCCAAGACATGATGTGGTTTATCTTATTCCAAGTGATGCAGATGTAGTAAGCGGTGCTGATGTTAAAGAATGGAATAATCCTATAGATGTAAGGCAAATTTCTCATAACAACAAGAAAGGACCTGTATAGGAAAGAAACGAAATGTCTAAGAATAATCAAACCAAAAAAAATGGCACGACTACATTCGAAGATTCACATGTAACTATAAACAAAATCCTTGTTGCAATTGACAAGTCTGGATATAAGAACAAAGCAACTGCATATGCTGTAACTTTGGCAAAATCTTTGGGAGCGGAGTTAACTGTTATCCATGTGATAGCAAAGTCATCATTTGGGGCTACTGGAGATTTGCTTTCGTATTATAGGGGTGGAAAACTCAAGGCCTATCAAGACGCACTTAGAAATGAGGCTGAAAAATTACTCAAAAAAGCAGTAGAATTTGGTGAGAATGAAGGAATACAGATGCATTCTGAGGTTATAATGGATTCATCAGCAGAGAAAGCAATCATAGATTATGCCAAAAAACAGAAGATGGATTTGATTGTAATTGGAACAAAAGGCATGACGGGAATTGAAAAATTCCTTATGGGAAGTGTAGCTAATGATGTTATAACATATGCACACTGTCCAGTATTGGCTATAAGATAGGCTAAATTTATCAGGGCTAAAGTTCGGTCGTCGAACTAGTTGAGTTGTTTCATGAGTATGTTTTTAACATAATCTGTTACTTCTAATCCATTTTGAGAAGCTTGATCATTTAAT
Coding sequences within:
- a CDS encoding universal stress protein; translated protein: MSKNNQTKKNGTTTFEDSHVTINKILVAIDKSGYKNKATAYAVTLAKSLGAELTVIHVIAKSSFGATGDLLSYYRGGKLKAYQDALRNEAEKLLKKAVEFGENEGIQMHSEVIMDSSAEKAIIDYAKKQKMDLIVIGTKGMTGIEKFLMGSVANDVITYAHCPVLAIR